The following proteins are co-located in the Conyzicola lurida genome:
- a CDS encoding MerR family transcriptional regulator, which translates to MTIDPHETIPVLETAPTPEPAPETAPLALGGLSFGEAAAVSGLTPEALRYYENEGLTLNPSETPGRGRRRYFERDMSWIRALMMLRRKGMRLRDVRAFTDLSRDAGTEPERLTILQTRHAKLTDKIADLQAQLVVVENKMDFYRGAGEQ; encoded by the coding sequence GTGACGATCGACCCCCACGAAACCATCCCGGTTCTCGAGACGGCGCCGACCCCCGAGCCCGCACCCGAGACCGCTCCCCTCGCGCTCGGCGGGCTGTCGTTCGGCGAGGCCGCCGCGGTCTCCGGACTCACCCCCGAGGCGCTGCGCTACTACGAGAACGAAGGGCTGACGCTCAACCCCTCCGAGACGCCGGGTCGCGGTCGGCGGCGGTACTTCGAGCGTGACATGAGCTGGATCCGCGCGCTGATGATGCTGCGGCGCAAGGGCATGCGGCTGCGCGACGTGCGCGCGTTCACCGACCTGTCGCGCGACGCGGGCACCGAGCCCGAACGTCTGACGATCCTGCAGACGAGGCACGCCAAGCTGACCGACAAAATCGCCGATCTGCAGGCGCAGCTCGTCGTGGTCGAAAACAAGATGGACTTCTACCGGGGCGCCGGCGAGCAGTAG
- a CDS encoding lipase family protein: MTAPRTRGALAVAVAAAVLLAGCSAVDPEPASPAIADTFYELPDPLPHGEPGEIVRSEPVEDAPEGSNAWRVLYHSTDAVGSDILVSGLVIAPDSPAPMFGRPIVSWGHPTTGAAVACAPSLSESPFDQILGLRELLDAGAVVAATDYSGLGAAGPGSYLVGATEGANVLDAARAARALPETGASHDLYLWGFSQGAHAALFAGQLAAEYAPDLTLRGVAAAAPPTDLAALFASGVEDPAALALSAYALDAYSSAYAHRGAELSTILTAAAVAAVPRVAGLCSSQESELEALATPLLGGYFAADPREVEPWAGILADNSPGATAIGVPVFIAQGEQDTLVDPAVTRAYTDRACAAGETVGYLSLSSLGHGETAVGALEPVLDWFARIQNGETVASDC, translated from the coding sequence ATGACAGCACCGCGGACCCGAGGCGCTCTCGCCGTCGCCGTCGCCGCGGCGGTGCTCCTCGCGGGCTGCAGCGCCGTCGACCCCGAACCGGCATCACCCGCGATCGCCGACACCTTCTACGAGCTGCCCGACCCGCTGCCGCACGGGGAACCCGGCGAGATTGTGCGGTCCGAGCCGGTCGAGGACGCGCCGGAGGGGTCGAACGCATGGCGCGTGCTGTACCACTCCACCGATGCGGTCGGCAGCGACATCCTCGTCTCGGGTCTGGTCATCGCGCCGGACTCGCCCGCCCCGATGTTCGGCCGGCCCATCGTGTCGTGGGGACACCCGACGACGGGCGCCGCCGTCGCCTGCGCGCCGTCGCTCAGCGAGTCGCCCTTCGACCAGATCCTCGGGCTGCGCGAGCTGCTCGACGCCGGCGCCGTCGTCGCCGCGACCGACTACTCCGGCCTGGGAGCGGCAGGCCCCGGCTCGTATCTCGTCGGCGCGACGGAGGGTGCGAACGTGCTCGATGCGGCCCGAGCCGCCCGTGCCCTGCCCGAGACCGGCGCGAGCCACGACCTCTACCTCTGGGGCTTCTCGCAGGGCGCACACGCGGCACTGTTCGCCGGCCAGCTCGCCGCCGAGTACGCGCCCGACCTCACGCTGCGCGGGGTCGCGGCCGCCGCGCCGCCCACCGACCTCGCCGCGCTCTTCGCCTCGGGCGTCGAGGACCCGGCCGCACTCGCGCTCTCGGCGTACGCGCTCGACGCCTACTCCTCGGCCTACGCGCACCGCGGTGCCGAGCTGTCGACGATCCTGACCGCGGCGGCCGTGGCCGCAGTTCCGCGGGTGGCCGGGCTCTGCTCGTCGCAGGAGAGCGAACTCGAGGCGCTCGCCACTCCCCTGCTCGGCGGCTACTTCGCCGCCGACCCGCGCGAGGTCGAACCGTGGGCGGGCATTCTCGCCGACAATTCACCCGGCGCGACCGCCATCGGCGTCCCCGTGTTTATCGCGCAGGGCGAGCAGGACACGCTCGTCGATCCCGCCGTGACCCGCGCGTACACCGACCGGGCATGCGCGGCGGGCGAGACGGTCGGCTACCTGTCACTATCGTCGCTCGGGCACGGCGAAACCGCGGTCGGCGCTCTCGAGCCGGTGCTCGACTGGTTCGCCCGCATTCAGAACGGCGAAACGGTGGCGTCGGACTGCTGA
- a CDS encoding CarD family transcriptional regulator — MIFEVGETVVYPHHGAATITAVKTRTIKGVDKTYLTLNVHASDLTIELPQENVELIGVRDVIDAKGVEAVFDVLRSEWVEEPGNWSRRFKANTEKMGSGSVYSVSEVVRDLWRRDQDKGVSAGEKRMLLKARQILVSELALARQSTEEEATAALDEVLASIPV, encoded by the coding sequence ATGATTTTCGAAGTAGGGGAAACCGTCGTCTACCCGCACCACGGTGCAGCAACGATCACGGCCGTGAAGACGCGCACGATCAAGGGTGTCGACAAGACCTACCTCACACTCAACGTGCACGCGAGCGATCTGACGATCGAGCTGCCGCAGGAGAACGTCGAGCTCATCGGCGTGCGCGACGTGATCGACGCCAAGGGCGTCGAGGCGGTGTTCGATGTGCTGCGCAGCGAGTGGGTCGAAGAGCCGGGCAACTGGTCGCGCCGCTTCAAGGCCAACACCGAGAAGATGGGCAGCGGAAGCGTCTACAGCGTGAGCGAGGTCGTGCGCGACCTGTGGCGCCGCGACCAGGACAAGGGCGTGTCCGCCGGCGAGAAGCGCATGCTGCTCAAGGCCCGCCAGATCCTGGTCTCCGAGCTCGCCCTCGCGCGCCAGTCCACCGAAGAAGAGGCCACCGCGGCCCTCGACGAGGTCCTGGCCAGCATCCCCGTCTGA
- a CDS encoding EamA family transporter, with the protein MAPAPRSAPIGAVGLVIAGLSLQEVGASFAVHLFDDVGAVGTVSLRLGFSAIILLLVCRPTVRGHGRSAWLTVAGFGLALAGMNFLFYEALARIPLGAAVTIEVLGPLVLSVVTSRKLSAWLWAVVAFAGVLLLGQGSFGHLDPVGVLFAAGAGATWAAYILLSAATGRHFPRFDGLAIAMGIGAVVALPFGVAVTGAGLFDPLILLLGAAVAVLSSTLPYAFELMALRRLPAATFSILMSLAPAIATLAGLVILGQQFTPVAALAIGLVIVASIGAVRSARPRPPAEPLAV; encoded by the coding sequence ATGGCACCCGCTCCCCGATCCGCACCGATCGGCGCCGTCGGGCTGGTCATCGCCGGTCTCTCGCTGCAGGAGGTCGGGGCCTCGTTCGCCGTGCACCTCTTCGACGACGTCGGGGCGGTCGGCACGGTGTCGCTGCGGCTCGGGTTCTCCGCGATCATCCTGCTGCTGGTTTGCCGCCCCACGGTGCGCGGCCACGGCCGCAGCGCCTGGCTGACGGTCGCCGGGTTCGGCCTCGCACTCGCGGGCATGAACTTCCTCTTCTACGAGGCGCTCGCCCGCATCCCTCTGGGTGCCGCGGTGACGATCGAGGTGCTCGGCCCGCTCGTGCTCTCCGTCGTCACGAGCCGCAAGCTCTCGGCCTGGCTCTGGGCGGTCGTCGCGTTCGCCGGAGTGTTGCTGCTCGGCCAGGGCAGCTTCGGCCACCTCGACCCGGTCGGCGTGCTGTTCGCCGCGGGCGCCGGGGCCACCTGGGCCGCTTACATCCTGCTCTCGGCCGCGACCGGCCGGCACTTCCCGCGCTTCGACGGCCTCGCGATCGCGATGGGTATCGGGGCGGTCGTCGCGCTGCCGTTCGGGGTCGCCGTCACCGGGGCCGGGCTGTTCGACCCGTTGATCCTGCTGCTCGGCGCCGCGGTCGCCGTGCTCTCGTCGACGCTGCCCTACGCGTTCGAGCTGATGGCACTGCGACGTTTGCCCGCCGCGACGTTCTCGATCCTGATGTCGCTCGCGCCGGCGATCGCCACTCTCGCCGGTCTCGTGATCCTGGGCCAGCAGTTCACCCCGGTCGCCGCGCTCGCGATCGGGCTCGTGATCGTCGCGAGCATCGGGGCGGTGCGTTCCGCCCGCCCACGCCCGCCGGCCGAGCCGCTCGCGGTCTGA
- a CDS encoding MFS transporter, with the protein MTPLATVVRTPSAVYLLGTSLVGRLPSAMAALAIVQLVRLQGGDYALAGAMTAVYIVSGAVGQPLLSRWVDRAGQTLVLVVSAVVSSLSFAAVALFAGDAPALALVGAVLAGFFAPPLEPSLRALWPRIVAPGAPLKAAFSLDAGAQEVIFIVGPLLTVLGISAFGATGNVLFAAALGLVGTVAFALNRVSRTTGASAPGTAPRRSPVTNAGFRRLVAFTFGVGVPVGVLTISVTVFGENHGVDGFAGWALAANAFGALAGATALALRPLRREPQRLLALCGLSLAVGYLPLALADLPPAVWLALAVVAGFMLPPTLAQVFETVPRVSDSGALTEANAWVVSAMSVGVAAGTLGGGLVAGIDAAVPVMVLCGSALTAALALLVLPSRMRPVAEPAAVAEPVEATSLPESSQA; encoded by the coding sequence ATGACCCCGCTCGCCACCGTCGTGCGCACGCCAAGCGCCGTCTACCTGCTCGGCACCTCCTTGGTCGGCCGCCTCCCGAGCGCGATGGCCGCCCTCGCGATCGTGCAGCTCGTGCGTCTGCAGGGTGGCGACTACGCGCTCGCCGGCGCCATGACCGCGGTGTACATCGTCTCGGGCGCCGTCGGCCAGCCGCTTCTGAGCCGCTGGGTCGACCGCGCGGGGCAGACGCTCGTGCTCGTCGTCTCGGCCGTGGTCAGCTCGCTCTCCTTCGCCGCGGTCGCGCTCTTCGCGGGGGACGCTCCCGCGCTCGCCTTGGTGGGCGCGGTGCTCGCCGGGTTCTTCGCCCCGCCCCTGGAGCCGTCGCTGCGTGCGCTCTGGCCGCGCATCGTCGCCCCCGGCGCACCGCTCAAGGCCGCGTTCAGCCTCGACGCCGGCGCGCAGGAAGTCATCTTCATCGTCGGGCCGTTGCTCACGGTGCTCGGCATCTCGGCCTTCGGGGCCACCGGCAACGTGCTGTTCGCCGCGGCACTCGGCCTCGTCGGCACCGTCGCCTTCGCGCTGAACCGGGTGTCGCGCACGACGGGCGCATCCGCCCCCGGCACTGCTCCTCGCCGGTCGCCGGTGACGAATGCGGGCTTCCGGCGCCTGGTGGCGTTCACCTTCGGGGTGGGTGTTCCGGTAGGGGTTCTCACGATCTCGGTCACGGTGTTCGGCGAGAACCACGGCGTCGACGGATTCGCCGGCTGGGCGCTCGCCGCCAACGCGTTCGGCGCCCTCGCGGGGGCGACGGCTCTCGCGCTGCGTCCGCTGCGCCGCGAGCCGCAGCGCCTGCTCGCGCTGTGCGGCCTGTCGCTCGCGGTCGGCTACCTGCCGCTCGCGCTCGCCGACCTGCCGCCCGCGGTCTGGCTGGCGCTCGCCGTCGTGGCGGGGTTCATGCTGCCGCCGACTCTGGCGCAGGTGTTCGAGACCGTGCCGCGCGTCAGCGACAGCGGTGCTCTCACGGAGGCAAACGCCTGGGTCGTGAGCGCGATGAGCGTGGGTGTGGCGGCGGGCACGCTCGGCGGCGGCCTCGTGGCCGGCATCGACGCGGCAGTGCCGGTCATGGTGCTTTGCGGCTCGGCCCTCACGGCGGCGCTCGCCCTGCTCGTGCTCCCGTCGCGCATGCGTCCGGTCGCCGAGCCTGCTGCGGTCGCTGAGCCTGTCGAAGCGACATCCCTCCCAGAATCGAGCCAAGCGTGA
- a CDS encoding LysE/ArgO family amino acid transporter, whose translation MALQHLLVLLSGLGFGLSLIVAIGAQNAFVLRQGLLREHVLPVVLVCALSDIVLIVAGIAGAGAVFALAPVLITVVTYAGAAFLLGYAVFAARRAIRPSALAAGGPAVAKTLAATVATCLALTWLNPHVYLDTVVLLGSIANTHGDERWWFGAGAAIGSLVWFTALGFGARLLQPVFARPMAWRVLDGIIALVMAALAVSLVIRALTGA comes from the coding sequence ATGGCACTCCAGCACCTTCTCGTCCTGCTCTCCGGTCTCGGCTTCGGGCTCTCCCTCATCGTCGCGATCGGCGCACAGAACGCCTTCGTGCTGCGTCAGGGGTTGCTGCGCGAGCACGTGCTGCCGGTCGTGCTGGTCTGCGCGCTCTCCGACATCGTGCTGATCGTCGCGGGCATCGCCGGGGCGGGAGCGGTCTTCGCCCTCGCGCCCGTGCTCATTACCGTCGTCACCTACGCGGGTGCCGCCTTCCTGCTCGGCTACGCGGTGTTCGCCGCTCGGCGGGCGATCCGTCCGTCGGCGCTCGCGGCCGGCGGACCCGCCGTGGCGAAGACGCTCGCCGCGACCGTCGCCACCTGTCTCGCTCTCACCTGGCTGAATCCGCACGTCTACCTCGACACCGTGGTGCTGCTCGGATCGATCGCCAACACGCACGGTGACGAGCGCTGGTGGTTCGGGGCGGGTGCCGCGATCGGCAGTCTGGTCTGGTTCACCGCCCTCGGCTTCGGCGCACGGCTGCTGCAGCCGGTCTTCGCACGGCCCATGGCCTGGCGCGTGCTCGACGGGATCATCGCGCTGGTGATGGCGGCGCTCGCCGTGTCCCTCGTGATCCGGGCGCTGACCGGCGCGTAG
- a CDS encoding adenosine deaminase, giving the protein MISYPDYLRLLPKTELHCHFVSTMQPARLLELADKNNVALASRDIDTLLDSDNLLDFLALFNAAHDVLVTGDDLAQLAYDGVRDAVAEGNLRYRETFINPQNFPGRSYADVVDPILDGLRAAEVDLGVGFGLVVAINRNLGASSATELVQTVIDNPRDGVFGIGQDDLSPDGTESPGAWVDAYALAGRHGLQRTAHVGETLAADPRGILVALDDLGCERIDHGYRSVDDPEVFARLLDSQVPITCTPHSTRVLSGWQFGPEHRIARMIAGGLNVTLSTDDAVFFRTDIGREYTDVLPAMGFGPDAAKQISLAGASAAWCEPGQRSRLEAAFRAEHLALDALLAGEPVEASPPG; this is encoded by the coding sequence GTGATCTCCTACCCCGACTACCTCCGCCTGCTGCCGAAGACCGAGCTGCACTGCCACTTCGTCTCCACGATGCAGCCGGCCCGGCTGCTCGAGCTCGCGGACAAGAACAACGTCGCCCTCGCGTCGCGCGACATCGACACGCTCCTCGACTCGGACAACCTGCTCGACTTCCTGGCGCTGTTCAACGCCGCCCACGACGTGCTCGTGACGGGCGACGACCTCGCCCAGCTCGCCTACGACGGCGTGCGCGACGCGGTCGCCGAGGGCAACCTGCGCTACCGCGAGACGTTCATCAACCCGCAGAACTTCCCGGGGCGCAGCTACGCCGACGTGGTCGACCCGATCCTCGACGGACTTCGCGCGGCCGAGGTCGATCTCGGCGTCGGGTTCGGCTTGGTCGTCGCGATCAACCGCAACCTCGGGGCGAGCTCGGCGACCGAGCTGGTGCAGACCGTGATCGACAACCCGCGCGACGGCGTCTTCGGCATCGGCCAGGACGACCTCTCGCCCGACGGTACCGAGAGCCCCGGCGCCTGGGTCGACGCCTACGCGCTGGCCGGACGCCACGGTCTCCAACGCACCGCCCACGTGGGGGAGACACTCGCGGCCGATCCCCGCGGCATCCTCGTCGCCCTCGACGATCTCGGCTGCGAACGCATCGACCACGGCTACCGCAGCGTCGACGACCCCGAGGTCTTCGCCCGCCTGCTCGACTCGCAGGTGCCGATCACGTGCACGCCGCACTCGACGCGCGTGCTCAGCGGCTGGCAGTTCGGGCCGGAACACCGCATCGCGCGCATGATCGCCGGCGGCCTCAACGTGACTCTCTCGACCGACGACGCGGTGTTCTTCCGCACCGACATCGGCCGCGAGTACACCGACGTACTCCCCGCCATGGGCTTCGGGCCGGATGCCGCCAAACAGATCTCCCTCGCCGGTGCGAGCGCCGCGTGGTGCGAGCCGGGCCAACGGTCCCGGCTCGAGGCCGCGTTCCGGGCCGAGCACCTCGCCCTCGACGCGCTGCTAGCGGGTGAGCCTGTCGAAGCCTCGCCGCCCGGATGA
- a CDS encoding ATP-dependent DNA ligase: MHLQIVITAKLRRNESFVFSWKDAAELGSGRSTIWLHPSSTLYYRYLGSRLPTINRDWIDVLMESANSSGGLFFTPEPGTAPVTPPARRS, translated from the coding sequence ATGCACCTCCAGATCGTGATCACCGCGAAGCTGCGGCGCAACGAGAGTTTCGTCTTCTCGTGGAAGGACGCCGCCGAATTGGGCAGCGGACGCAGCACCATCTGGCTGCACCCGAGCAGCACGCTGTACTACCGGTATCTCGGCAGCCGCCTGCCCACGATCAACCGCGACTGGATCGACGTCTTGATGGAATCGGCGAACAGCAGTGGCGGACTCTTCTTCACCCCGGAGCCCGGCACGGCCCCCGTGACGCCGCCCGCGCGTCGCTCCTAG
- a CDS encoding alpha/beta hydrolase: MVTIDPAAVLWSAPERERADRPLLVLLHGFGSHEGDLFGLSPQLPLGPVIASVRAPLTLQQGSYSWAPLASQVDPVEVASAANDAARAILDWLDTTESTSVGLLGFSQGGAMAMQLLRNAPDRFAFAVNLSGFAVLDQHPGDAELATRKPPVFWGRGTLDQVITPDKIAYTEEWLPEHSTLTARIYEELPHSIARPELDDVNAFIRSVWN, from the coding sequence ATGGTCACCATCGACCCCGCCGCCGTCCTCTGGTCGGCCCCCGAACGCGAACGCGCGGACCGCCCGTTGCTCGTGCTGCTGCACGGCTTCGGCTCGCACGAGGGCGACCTCTTCGGTCTCTCCCCGCAGCTCCCGCTCGGCCCGGTGATCGCGTCGGTGCGCGCCCCGCTCACGCTCCAGCAGGGCAGCTACTCGTGGGCGCCGCTGGCCAGCCAGGTGGACCCCGTGGAGGTCGCGTCCGCCGCGAACGACGCCGCCCGCGCCATCCTCGACTGGCTCGACACGACCGAGTCGACGTCCGTCGGTCTGCTCGGGTTCTCGCAGGGCGGCGCGATGGCCATGCAGCTGCTGCGCAACGCCCCCGACCGCTTCGCGTTCGCGGTCAACCTCTCCGGCTTCGCGGTGCTCGACCAGCACCCCGGCGATGCCGAGCTCGCGACGCGTAAACCGCCCGTCTTCTGGGGCCGCGGCACGCTCGACCAGGTGATCACGCCCGACAAGATCGCCTACACCGAGGAGTGGCTGCCCGAACACTCGACCCTCACGGCACGCATCTACGAGGAGCTGCCGCACTCGATCGCCCGACCCGAGCTCGACGACGTGAACGCGTTCATCCGCTCGGTCTGGAACTAG
- a CDS encoding LysR family transcriptional regulator ArgP → MEFDLSQLRALSVTVSEGTFEAAARRLHVTPSAVSQRIKALESAVGSVLLQRTKPVEVTESGQAVLRLARQIEILTADTHRELGDELDDGRPASVPIAVNADSLATWILPALAALPPGTVFDLHLDDQDHTTALLRSGAVMAAVTAVARPIQGCTSSRLGTMRYRARCSAEFAARWFPEGATPAALAVAPVVVFDTKDDLQDAFLRRAGRRRADPPRQFVPSSADFVRAVELGLGWGMIPDLQASDRLVELDPAGDATDVALYWQQWQLRSATLDRVAEAVREAATATLR, encoded by the coding sequence ATGGAATTCGACCTCTCCCAGCTCCGTGCGCTCAGCGTGACCGTCTCCGAGGGCACCTTCGAGGCGGCGGCCCGGCGGCTGCACGTCACGCCCTCGGCCGTGAGCCAGCGCATCAAGGCGCTCGAGTCGGCGGTGGGCAGCGTGCTGCTGCAGCGCACCAAGCCCGTGGAGGTGACCGAGTCGGGGCAGGCGGTGCTGCGGTTGGCGCGCCAGATCGAGATCCTCACCGCCGACACGCACCGCGAACTCGGCGACGAGCTCGACGACGGCCGCCCGGCGAGCGTGCCGATCGCCGTCAACGCCGACTCGCTCGCCACGTGGATCCTCCCCGCCCTCGCTGCGCTGCCGCCGGGCACCGTGTTCGACTTGCACCTCGACGACCAGGACCACACCACCGCGCTTCTCCGCTCGGGTGCGGTGATGGCGGCGGTGACCGCGGTCGCCCGGCCGATCCAGGGCTGCACCTCGTCGCGGCTCGGCACGATGCGGTACCGCGCCCGCTGCAGCGCGGAGTTCGCCGCGCGCTGGTTCCCCGAGGGCGCGACGCCCGCGGCCCTGGCCGTCGCGCCGGTCGTGGTCTTCGACACGAAGGACGACCTGCAGGACGCGTTCCTCCGGCGGGCCGGGCGACGGCGGGCCGATCCCCCGCGCCAGTTCGTGCCGTCGTCGGCCGACTTCGTGCGGGCCGTGGAACTCGGTCTCGGCTGGGGCATGATCCCCGACCTGCAGGCATCGGACCGGCTCGTCGAGCTGGACCCCGCCGGCGACGCGACCGACGTGGCGCTCTACTGGCAGCAGTGGCAGCTGCGGTCGGCGACGCTGGACCGGGTGGCGGAGGCGGTGCGGGAGGCGGCTACCGCTACTCTGCGGTAG
- a CDS encoding DUF6518 family protein — MPPRSRPAAALVSAVIVALVAVAAGSLTPFGQQYLPEWLSSLANSSGSWTMIGLLAVYLSRARGFVAAILGIAALLLLNETYAAVSTARGYPYAGGLASEWTYVAAVAGPIVGLAASWLRSSRPVLVALAVAVPSAVLIGEGVYGLILIADSTSPVYWWLQIVGGAVFVTVVSVRKLRRPGVIALAAALTVVGAAVFYAFYAVWLPALIGA, encoded by the coding sequence GTGCCACCGAGATCCCGCCCCGCCGCTGCGCTCGTTTCCGCCGTCATCGTCGCGCTCGTCGCGGTCGCCGCGGGATCGCTGACCCCGTTCGGCCAGCAGTACCTGCCCGAGTGGCTGAGCTCGCTCGCGAACTCGTCGGGCAGTTGGACGATGATCGGGCTCCTCGCCGTGTACCTCTCGCGGGCGCGCGGGTTTGTCGCGGCGATCCTCGGTATCGCGGCGCTGCTCCTGCTCAACGAGACCTACGCCGCCGTGTCGACGGCGCGCGGGTATCCGTACGCGGGAGGACTGGCGAGCGAGTGGACCTACGTCGCCGCGGTCGCCGGCCCGATCGTGGGGCTGGCGGCGTCATGGCTGCGCTCGTCGCGGCCGGTTCTCGTCGCACTCGCCGTGGCCGTGCCGAGCGCGGTGCTGATCGGCGAGGGTGTGTACGGGTTGATCCTCATCGCCGACAGCACGAGCCCGGTCTACTGGTGGCTGCAGATCGTGGGCGGCGCCGTGTTCGTCACGGTCGTCTCCGTCCGGAAGCTCCGGCGGCCCGGAGTCATCGCGCTGGCGGCCGCGCTGACCGTCGTCGGCGCGGCCGTGTTCTACGCGTTCTACGCCGTCTGGCTCCCGGCGCTGATCGGCGCCTGA
- a CDS encoding DUF72 domain-containing protein, with amino-acid sequence MVTRIGTSGWSYDHWDGVLYRPGLPARDRLAAYVERFDTVELNASFYRWPRESSFASWRRRLPDGFALSVKAPRGLTHAKKLYAPEVWIDRIARCWHELGDRRAVLLVQLPPGMPRDDARLDYFLGALPDWIRVAVEFRHESWHVEDVFRLLERHGAAYCVISGADLPCILRATAPFVYLRLHGPDQHSLYGGSYSDQDLAWWADRIHEWEASGHEVFAYFNNDGGGNAVRNAQTLRHLVGP; translated from the coding sequence ATGGTCACGCGCATCGGCACCTCCGGCTGGAGCTACGACCACTGGGACGGTGTGCTCTACCGCCCGGGTCTGCCCGCCCGCGACCGACTGGCCGCCTACGTCGAGCGCTTCGACACGGTCGAGCTCAACGCGAGCTTCTACCGCTGGCCGCGGGAGTCGAGCTTCGCGAGCTGGCGGCGCCGACTGCCCGACGGGTTCGCGCTCTCGGTGAAGGCGCCGCGCGGCCTCACCCACGCGAAGAAGCTCTACGCGCCCGAGGTGTGGATCGACCGCATAGCCCGCTGCTGGCACGAGTTGGGCGACAGACGCGCGGTGCTGCTCGTGCAGCTGCCGCCGGGCATGCCGCGCGACGACGCCCGGCTCGACTACTTCCTCGGGGCGCTGCCCGACTGGATCCGCGTCGCGGTGGAGTTTCGGCACGAGAGCTGGCACGTCGAGGACGTGTTCCGCCTGCTCGAGCGGCACGGCGCGGCCTACTGTGTCATCAGCGGCGCCGACCTGCCCTGCATCCTGCGGGCCACCGCGCCGTTCGTGTACCTGCGGCTGCACGGTCCCGATCAGCACTCGCTCTACGGCGGCAGCTACTCCGACCAGGATCTCGCCTGGTGGGCCGACCGCATCCACGAGTGGGAGGCATCCGGCCACGAGGTTTTCGCCTACTTCAACAACGACGGCGGGGGCAACGCGGTGCGCAACGCGCAGACCCTGCGGCACCTCGTGGGTCCCTGA
- a CDS encoding TetR/AcrR family transcriptional regulator codes for MSTRDDILAATAELLVESATGDISTRAICERAGVQAPTLYRHFGDKDALLAAVVDEAFEQYLGSKRLVVATDDPVERLRNGWDSHNAWALAHPAYYRIIFSPFATGSIAAAEAMAILRTHLDLCAEAGLLRVAPEVAAQMIMAANVGVSLMQLTRGELYPDPGLSTRVRDAVHARVFVADIPPSTSEKGRSDVATAATTLAALVAADDAAPLAPTERALLLDWLARLGDA; via the coding sequence ATGAGCACCCGCGACGACATCCTTGCCGCGACCGCCGAGCTGCTGGTGGAGTCGGCCACGGGCGACATCTCCACCCGCGCGATCTGCGAGCGGGCCGGCGTGCAGGCGCCGACGCTCTACCGGCACTTCGGCGACAAGGACGCGCTGCTCGCCGCGGTCGTCGACGAGGCATTCGAGCAGTACCTCGGCAGCAAGAGGCTCGTCGTCGCCACCGACGACCCGGTCGAGCGGCTGCGCAACGGCTGGGACTCGCACAACGCTTGGGCACTCGCCCACCCCGCCTACTACCGCATCATCTTCTCGCCATTCGCGACGGGTTCGATCGCGGCGGCGGAGGCGATGGCGATCCTCCGCACCCACCTCGACCTCTGCGCGGAGGCCGGCCTGCTGCGCGTCGCGCCCGAGGTCGCGGCGCAGATGATCATGGCGGCCAACGTCGGCGTCTCCCTGATGCAGCTGACGCGCGGCGAGCTGTATCCCGATCCCGGCCTGTCGACCAGGGTGCGCGATGCCGTGCACGCGCGGGTGTTCGTGGCCGACATCCCGCCCTCGACCTCTGAAAAAGGGCGGTCGGATGTCGCGACCGCAGCCACCACCCTGGCCGCGCTCGTCGCCGCCGACGACGCCGCGCCGCTCGCGCCGACCGAGCGTGCGCTGCTGCTCGACTGGCTCGCGCGCCTCGGCGACGCGTGA